The Micromonospora krabiensis genome window below encodes:
- a CDS encoding immune inhibitor A domain-containing protein: MNKQSRAGTRRRLLVALPAVALAATSLTVTSSASAETSAAPRAVIGADEYYINYAEPEVQPDSHGREVKGKDGVYTTPADEARAFDRKYARGNPVTAKQLAKIEAKSIRTKLNPRKIKQAPSTQTAKLLTLLVEFNDQANDDFTNVMVPRTVFDDRTCVPGTVQNGPKHNNIPNPATLGYEDNNSMWVPDFSPTHYDKMLYTKKGITERVRKDLKGPDGKKGIDLSGRTMHNMYLEMSKGAYTVDGQASPWITVPHSEAWYGANRCFQDENGNWVAGRQQSMNGHPDNPAGAGRLATDAISTLAATNPNFPWADYDIEDQGDRDGDGNFFEPDGVIDHLVLVHAGKGKSSGGGVQGPYAIWAHSSSVVGGYTIPGTNLQVSNYIVQPEDAGVGVFAHEFGHDLGLPDLYDTSGNADSDVDFWDLMASGSHSGEIFQALPTHMGIWDKWVLGWADPLTIAPGTRPRDVELGQTSRTPVRTEDGIKVDLPDKVATLATPHSGANMWHSNNDQDWADVKLSRSVAVPAAADAKFWMWNNYVIEADWDYGFVEISTDGGTTWSEQKVYDEAGNVVTTPDNYPDPNGRMNDFGGKKYGLTGSTDGWRHDYVDLSAYAGTTIQLRLRQATDEAFVERGWFADDFSVTGGGATTWSDDVEGGANGWTATTGTWVDTTGAGWKIDGGTRTSAHYYLAEWRNFDGFDKGLKYAYDTVYSRDAWKVDRISYNAPGMLVWYRDTELGDVNHVTGQLTALPSYGAKGGLLIVDSHFDPLRRTGTAAVKDPSVTDNLPSRPQSSNAAFSLNNTYPFQECLEAAGEPYSAYCTKFKAQPGVKSFTDAKGWYPGIEIRDGAAYARDSDASVVLPSRNNAPYTTRVTNPDGTPAPEFYGVTLGGGAIVLGTGNPGDLGVNFGVSLMIKKAAKDNSSATIYVTPARN; the protein is encoded by the coding sequence ATGAACAAACAATCCAGGGCTGGGACGCGTCGACGCCTACTCGTCGCGCTGCCCGCCGTCGCCCTCGCGGCTACGTCACTGACCGTGACGAGCAGCGCGTCGGCCGAGACCTCCGCCGCTCCGCGCGCGGTGATCGGGGCCGACGAGTACTACATCAACTACGCCGAGCCCGAGGTCCAGCCGGACTCGCACGGCCGTGAGGTCAAGGGCAAGGACGGCGTCTACACCACGCCGGCCGACGAGGCGCGGGCGTTCGACCGCAAGTACGCGCGCGGCAACCCGGTGACCGCCAAGCAGTTGGCCAAGATCGAGGCGAAGTCGATCCGGACCAAGTTGAACCCGCGCAAGATCAAGCAGGCGCCCAGCACGCAGACCGCGAAGCTGCTGACCCTGCTGGTCGAGTTCAACGACCAGGCCAACGACGACTTCACCAACGTCATGGTGCCGCGCACGGTGTTCGACGACCGCACCTGCGTGCCCGGCACCGTGCAGAACGGGCCGAAGCACAACAACATCCCGAACCCGGCCACCCTCGGGTACGAGGACAACAACTCGATGTGGGTGCCGGACTTCTCGCCCACGCACTACGACAAGATGCTCTACACCAAGAAGGGCATCACCGAGCGGGTGCGCAAGGACCTGAAGGGTCCGGACGGCAAGAAGGGCATCGACCTCTCCGGCCGCACGATGCACAACATGTACCTGGAGATGTCCAAGGGCGCGTACACCGTGGACGGGCAGGCCAGCCCGTGGATCACGGTGCCGCACTCGGAGGCCTGGTACGGGGCGAACCGCTGCTTCCAGGACGAGAACGGCAACTGGGTCGCCGGTCGCCAGCAGTCGATGAACGGCCACCCGGACAACCCGGCCGGCGCGGGCCGGCTCGCCACCGACGCGATCAGCACGCTGGCCGCCACCAACCCGAACTTCCCCTGGGCCGACTACGACATCGAGGACCAGGGCGACCGGGACGGCGACGGCAACTTCTTCGAGCCGGACGGCGTGATCGACCACCTGGTGCTGGTGCACGCCGGCAAGGGCAAGTCCAGCGGTGGCGGCGTGCAGGGCCCGTACGCCATCTGGGCCCACTCCTCCTCGGTGGTGGGCGGTTACACGATCCCGGGCACCAACCTCCAGGTGTCCAACTACATCGTGCAGCCGGAGGACGCCGGCGTCGGCGTCTTCGCCCACGAGTTCGGCCACGACCTCGGTCTGCCGGACCTCTACGACACCTCCGGCAACGCCGACTCGGACGTCGACTTCTGGGACCTGATGGCCTCGGGCTCGCACTCCGGCGAGATCTTCCAGGCGCTGCCGACCCACATGGGCATCTGGGACAAGTGGGTGCTCGGCTGGGCCGACCCGCTGACCATCGCGCCGGGCACCCGCCCGCGTGACGTCGAGCTCGGGCAGACCTCGCGCACCCCGGTCCGCACCGAGGACGGCATCAAGGTCGACCTGCCCGACAAGGTCGCCACGCTGGCCACGCCGCACAGCGGCGCGAACATGTGGCACAGCAACAACGACCAGGACTGGGCCGACGTCAAGCTGAGCCGCTCGGTGGCGGTGCCGGCAGCCGCGGACGCCAAGTTCTGGATGTGGAACAACTACGTCATCGAGGCCGACTGGGACTACGGCTTCGTCGAGATCTCGACCGACGGCGGGACCACCTGGTCCGAGCAGAAGGTCTACGACGAGGCCGGCAACGTGGTCACCACGCCGGACAACTACCCGGACCCGAACGGCCGGATGAACGACTTCGGCGGCAAGAAGTACGGCCTGACCGGTAGCACCGACGGCTGGCGGCACGACTACGTCGACCTGTCGGCGTACGCCGGGACGACGATCCAACTGCGGCTGCGTCAGGCCACCGACGAGGCGTTCGTCGAGCGGGGCTGGTTCGCCGACGACTTCTCGGTCACCGGCGGCGGCGCCACCACCTGGAGCGACGACGTCGAGGGCGGTGCCAACGGCTGGACCGCCACCACCGGCACCTGGGTCGACACCACGGGCGCGGGCTGGAAGATCGACGGCGGCACCCGGACCAGCGCGCACTACTACCTGGCCGAGTGGCGCAACTTCGACGGCTTCGACAAGGGCCTGAAGTACGCCTACGACACGGTGTACTCGCGTGACGCCTGGAAGGTCGACCGGATCTCGTACAACGCGCCGGGCATGTTGGTGTGGTACCGGGACACCGAGCTGGGCGACGTCAACCACGTGACCGGTCAGCTCACCGCGTTGCCGAGCTACGGCGCGAAGGGCGGGTTGCTCATCGTCGACTCGCACTTCGACCCGCTGCGGCGTACGGGCACGGCGGCGGTGAAGGACCCGTCGGTGACGGACAACCTGCCGAGCCGTCCGCAGTCGTCGAACGCGGCGTTCTCGCTGAACAACACGTACCCGTTCCAGGAGTGCCTGGAGGCGGCGGGCGAGCCGTACAGCGCGTACTGCACCAAGTTCAAGGCGCAGCCGGGCGTGAAGTCGTTCACCGACGCCAAGGGCTGGTACCCGGGCATCGAGATCCGGGACGGCGCCGCGTACGCCCGGGACAGCGACGCCTCCGTGGTGCTGCCGTCGCGGAACAACGCGCCGTACACCACCCGGGTGACCAACCCGGACGGCACGCCGGCGCCGGAGTTCTACGGGGTGACCCTGGGCGGCGGCGCGATCGTGCTGGGCACCGGTAACCCCGGTGACCTGGGCGTCAACTTCGGCGTCTCGCTCATGATCAAGAAGGCCGCGAAGGACAACTCCTCCGCCACGATCTACGTGACGCCGGCGAGGAACTGA
- a CDS encoding immune inhibitor A domain-containing protein, translating to MFVEYQQAPKVDPIFTMLVNFGDKTDPRTGGTPGPVVNQIPQPDRTWDGNATDDNSTLWRPDFHREHYLDMFYGDGESMRDFYLKQSGGRYTVGGDVTDWVTVPFNEARYGSNAISEADGSWNFIKDSATAWYDSEVAAGKTPAQIKEYLAQFDVWDRYDFDGDGDFNEPDGYIDHFQAVHAGEGEEAGGGAQGEDAIWSHRWGAFTNLEGVAGPAGNLAGGVQIGDTGLWIRDYTTEPENGGLGVFAHEYGHDLGLPDLYDTNGGDNGVGFWSLMASGSWLSHGTEDIGSTPGYMDPWSKLYLGWLNYSTVEEDSGATKVTLGPAGDSDGPKAQAVVVNLPAQTQTTEYNTPFGGSYEWWSGSADDLKNSLTRTLDLTGATTASISAKAQYDIEEDYDFLYAEVSTNGGTSWTSLTNSLVDAAETGVDGSSNGEWVDLTYDLSAYAGQTVQFRYRYATDGGVHFAGAFLDDIRLTRNGSVAWTDDAETQAAEWTVKGFTRIDGSVTDVYPRFYIAENRTYFGYDDALRTGGYNFGYGNTRPDFVDRFANQPGMLVWYVNYAYGDNNTSAHPGYGLNLPVDVRPGPITVPGQGTITNRRNGFDGTFSTKNKPAQTFRLNGVAVTLPKLKANKVFDDSVVDRYWSPQNEQNSVKVAGTGTRIEIVKQGTKPTDEMVVKVTN from the coding sequence CTGTTCGTCGAGTACCAGCAGGCCCCGAAGGTCGACCCGATCTTCACGATGCTGGTGAACTTCGGCGACAAGACCGACCCCCGCACCGGCGGCACCCCCGGCCCGGTGGTCAACCAGATCCCCCAGCCGGACCGCACGTGGGACGGCAACGCCACCGACGACAACAGCACCCTGTGGCGGCCCGACTTCCACCGTGAGCACTACCTGGACATGTTCTACGGTGACGGCGAGTCGATGCGGGACTTCTACCTGAAGCAGTCCGGCGGCCGCTACACCGTCGGCGGAGACGTCACCGACTGGGTCACCGTCCCGTTCAACGAGGCGCGCTACGGCAGCAACGCCATCTCCGAGGCCGACGGCTCCTGGAACTTCATCAAGGACAGCGCCACGGCCTGGTACGACAGCGAGGTCGCGGCCGGGAAGACGCCGGCCCAGATCAAGGAGTACCTGGCCCAGTTCGACGTGTGGGACCGGTACGACTTCGACGGCGACGGCGACTTCAACGAGCCCGACGGCTACATCGACCACTTCCAGGCGGTGCACGCCGGTGAGGGCGAGGAGGCCGGCGGCGGCGCCCAGGGCGAGGACGCCATCTGGTCGCACCGCTGGGGCGCCTTCACGAACCTCGAGGGCGTCGCCGGGCCGGCCGGCAACCTCGCCGGTGGTGTGCAGATCGGTGACACCGGCCTGTGGATCCGCGACTACACCACCGAGCCGGAGAACGGCGGCCTGGGTGTCTTCGCCCACGAGTACGGGCACGACCTCGGCCTGCCGGACCTCTACGACACCAACGGCGGCGACAACGGGGTCGGCTTCTGGAGCCTGATGGCCTCGGGTTCGTGGCTGAGCCACGGCACCGAGGACATCGGGTCGACCCCGGGCTACATGGACCCGTGGTCGAAGCTCTACCTCGGCTGGCTGAACTACAGCACCGTCGAGGAGGACAGCGGCGCCACCAAGGTGACGCTCGGCCCGGCCGGCGACAGCGACGGGCCGAAGGCCCAGGCGGTCGTCGTGAACCTGCCGGCGCAGACCCAGACCACCGAGTACAACACCCCCTTCGGGGGCTCGTACGAGTGGTGGAGCGGCAGCGCGGACGACCTGAAGAACTCGCTGACCCGCACCCTGGACCTGACCGGGGCGACCACCGCGTCGATCAGCGCGAAGGCCCAGTACGACATCGAGGAGGACTACGACTTCCTCTACGCCGAGGTGTCCACCAACGGTGGCACGAGCTGGACCTCGCTCACCAACTCGCTGGTCGACGCCGCCGAGACCGGGGTCGACGGCTCCAGCAACGGCGAGTGGGTGGACCTGACCTACGACCTGTCCGCGTACGCCGGGCAGACCGTGCAGTTCCGCTACCGCTACGCGACCGACGGCGGCGTGCACTTCGCCGGCGCGTTCCTGGACGACATCAGGCTGACCCGCAACGGCAGCGTCGCGTGGACCGACGACGCCGAGACCCAGGCCGCCGAGTGGACCGTGAAGGGCTTCACCCGGATCGACGGCTCGGTCACCGACGTGTACCCCCGCTTCTACATCGCCGAGAACCGCACCTACTTCGGGTACGACGACGCGCTGCGGACCGGCGGGTACAACTTCGGCTACGGCAACACCCGGCCGGACTTCGTGGACCGGTTCGCGAACCAGCCCGGCATGCTGGTCTGGTACGTGAACTACGCGTACGGCGACAACAACACGTCCGCGCACCCGGGCTACGGCCTGAACCTGCCGGTCGACGTCCGCCCCGGCCCGATCACCGTCCCCGGCCAGGGCACCATCACCAACCGGCGTAACGGCTTCGACGGGACGTTCAGCACCAAGAACAAGCCGGCCCAGACCTTCCGCCTCAACGGCGTGGCGGTCACCCTGCCGAAGCTGAAGGCCAACAAGGTCTTCGACGACAGCGTGGTGGACCGTTACTGGTCGCCGCAGAACGAGCAGAACTCGGTGAAGGTCGCCGGCACCGGCACCCGGATCGAGATCGTGAAGCAGGGCACCAAGCCGACCGACGAGATGGTCGTGAAGGTCACCAACTGA
- a CDS encoding immune inhibitor A domain-containing protein: MGLLGLSLTATGLVTGTSASAAPPANGPAAAPSVAEPAHADHDLPNPLEDKRRALRQEGLTEVLTGASKPQKINGSTVVKVGEKAATGAKAGRAAKSTKTGTGPTEHQYVELSREQTDKIFVILAEFGNQRHPNYPDQDTDPDTPGPARFDGPLRNQIPQPNRAVDNSTVWQADYSAEHYRELYFGTDPGDESLKQYYEAQSSGRYSVEGEVTEWVKVPYNEARYGRSGGYPCDSNVCTNTWALVRDAANQWVADQKAAGKTDAEIAADVQSMDQWDRYDHDGDGNFNEPDGYIDHFQIVHAGGDEADGDPWQGEDAIWSHRWYAFASDQGRTGPPAFPAGGTQIGNTGIWIGDYTIQPENGGRSVFYHEYGHDLGLPDDYNVVSGGDNNNEHWTLMAQSRLGAKNDGGIGERGGDLGAWNKLQLGWLDYEVIPAGQKRTLTLGPQEYNSKDAQAAVVVLPPREYTFDNGAPFEGTKQFFSGNEDDLNTTMTRAIDLTGKTSAAVSLKGRYSIEADFDYLFFEASTDGGQTWGTLPGTANGQPLKEISTGRYALDGSSNGQWVDINIPLDSLVGKAVQFRLRYQTDGGVSEGGFYGDAITVTADGQTLLTDGAESGAAGWTLAGWSIVEATYTREFDNFYIAGNRSYVSYDKYLKTGPYFFGYANTRPDWVDHYAYQEGLLISYWNTRWADNDTFAHPGEGRNLYIDAHPRPIYNLTGAPWRARVQVYDAPFSLKKADSFTLRLNSQPQYIRGQDAEPLFDDTKKYWYEELPNHGVKLPATGVKIKVLEQDGTAMKVKFS; the protein is encoded by the coding sequence GTGGGTCTGCTCGGACTCTCGCTGACGGCGACTGGGCTGGTGACGGGCACGTCCGCCAGCGCGGCGCCGCCGGCGAACGGGCCGGCCGCCGCTCCGTCGGTCGCCGAGCCCGCCCACGCGGACCACGACCTGCCCAACCCGTTGGAGGACAAGCGGCGTGCGCTGCGTCAGGAGGGCCTGACCGAGGTCCTCACCGGCGCGTCGAAGCCGCAGAAGATCAACGGCAGCACCGTCGTCAAGGTCGGCGAGAAGGCCGCGACGGGCGCCAAGGCGGGTCGCGCCGCCAAGAGCACCAAGACCGGCACCGGTCCGACCGAACACCAGTACGTCGAGCTCTCCCGGGAGCAGACGGACAAGATCTTCGTGATCCTCGCCGAGTTCGGCAACCAGCGGCACCCGAACTACCCGGACCAGGACACCGACCCGGACACCCCGGGCCCGGCCCGGTTCGACGGACCGCTGCGCAACCAGATCCCGCAGCCCAACCGGGCCGTGGACAACTCCACCGTCTGGCAGGCGGACTACAGCGCCGAGCACTACCGGGAGCTGTACTTCGGGACCGACCCCGGCGACGAGTCGCTGAAGCAGTACTACGAGGCCCAGTCCTCGGGTCGCTACAGCGTCGAAGGCGAGGTCACCGAGTGGGTCAAGGTGCCGTACAACGAGGCGCGCTACGGCCGCTCCGGCGGCTACCCGTGCGACTCGAACGTCTGCACCAACACGTGGGCGCTGGTCCGGGACGCCGCCAACCAGTGGGTCGCCGACCAGAAGGCCGCGGGCAAGACCGACGCGGAGATCGCCGCCGACGTCCAGTCGATGGACCAGTGGGACCGCTACGACCACGACGGCGACGGCAACTTCAACGAGCCGGACGGCTACATCGACCACTTCCAGATCGTCCACGCCGGCGGTGACGAGGCCGACGGTGACCCCTGGCAGGGCGAGGACGCCATCTGGAGCCACCGCTGGTACGCCTTCGCGTCCGACCAGGGTCGCACCGGCCCGCCGGCCTTCCCGGCGGGTGGCACCCAGATCGGCAACACCGGCATCTGGATCGGTGACTACACGATCCAGCCGGAGAACGGCGGCCGGAGCGTCTTCTACCACGAGTACGGCCACGACCTCGGCCTGCCGGACGACTACAACGTCGTCAGCGGCGGCGACAACAACAACGAGCACTGGACCCTCATGGCCCAGAGCCGGCTCGGCGCCAAGAACGACGGTGGCATCGGCGAGCGGGGCGGCGACCTCGGCGCGTGGAACAAGCTCCAGCTCGGGTGGCTCGACTACGAGGTCATCCCGGCCGGGCAGAAGCGCACGCTGACGCTCGGTCCGCAGGAGTACAACTCCAAGGACGCACAGGCCGCCGTGGTGGTCCTGCCGCCGCGGGAGTACACGTTCGACAACGGCGCGCCGTTCGAGGGCACCAAGCAGTTCTTCTCGGGCAACGAGGACGACCTGAACACCACGATGACCCGGGCGATCGACCTGACCGGGAAGACCAGCGCCGCGGTCTCCCTCAAGGGTCGCTACTCGATCGAGGCGGACTTCGACTACCTCTTCTTCGAGGCGTCCACCGACGGTGGCCAGACCTGGGGCACGCTGCCGGGCACCGCGAACGGCCAGCCGCTCAAGGAGATCTCCACCGGGCGGTACGCGCTCGACGGCTCCAGCAACGGTCAGTGGGTCGACATCAACATCCCGCTGGACTCGCTCGTCGGGAAGGCCGTGCAGTTCCGGCTGCGCTACCAGACCGACGGCGGTGTGTCCGAGGGCGGCTTCTACGGTGACGCGATCACCGTGACCGCCGACGGCCAGACGCTCCTCACCGACGGCGCCGAGAGCGGCGCGGCCGGCTGGACCCTGGCCGGCTGGAGCATCGTGGAGGCGACCTACACCCGCGAGTTCGACAACTTCTACATCGCCGGCAACCGGTCGTACGTCTCGTACGACAAGTACCTGAAGACCGGCCCGTACTTCTTCGGCTACGCGAACACCCGCCCGGACTGGGTGGACCACTACGCGTACCAGGAGGGTCTGCTGATCTCCTACTGGAACACCCGGTGGGCCGACAACGACACGTTCGCCCACCCGGGCGAGGGTCGTAACCTGTACATCGACGCCCACCCGCGGCCGATCTACAACCTGACCGGTGCCCCCTGGCGGGCCCGCGTCCAGGTCTACGACGCGCCGTTCAGCCTGAAGAAGGCCGACTCGTTCACGCTCCGCCTGAACAGCCAGCCGCAGTACATCCGCGGCCAGGACGCGGAGCCGCTGTTCGACGACACCAAGAAGTACTGGTACGAGGAGCTGCCGAACCACGGCGTCAAGCTCCCCGCGACCGGCGTGAAGATCAAGGTCCTGGAGCAGGACGGCACCGCCATGAAGGTCAAGTTCTCCTGA
- a CDS encoding alpha/beta fold hydrolase has protein sequence MTDQHGETVDESCVLTEGPWTHRFVGANGSRFHVVEAGTGPMVLFLHGFPEHWWAWHEMLPAVADAGFRAVAVDLRGYGASDKPPRGYDGYTLAADVAGLIRALGERSATLVGAGAGGMVAWTAASFHPSLVRRLVVLGAPHPLRLRAAIFADPRGQFAAATPTLKFQLPRYEHVLTRDGAAPVEELLRRWGGPDWVAGPHFAAYAQRCREAMRIPQAAFCALEGYRWAFRSALRLHGYRFVKLMQKPLVTPTLQLHGALDLASLPRTAQGSGRYVVAPYEWRLLDGVGHFPHVEAPEVVLGEVLRWTKS, from the coding sequence ATGACCGACCAGCACGGCGAGACCGTCGACGAGTCCTGCGTCCTCACCGAGGGGCCGTGGACGCACCGGTTCGTCGGGGCGAACGGCAGCCGGTTCCACGTGGTCGAGGCCGGCACCGGGCCGATGGTGCTCTTTCTGCACGGCTTCCCGGAGCACTGGTGGGCATGGCACGAGATGCTGCCCGCCGTCGCCGACGCCGGCTTCCGGGCGGTCGCGGTCGACCTGCGCGGTTACGGCGCCAGCGACAAACCACCCCGGGGGTACGACGGCTACACGCTCGCCGCCGACGTCGCCGGGCTGATCCGCGCCCTCGGTGAACGCTCCGCGACCCTGGTCGGCGCCGGTGCCGGCGGCATGGTCGCCTGGACGGCCGCCTCGTTCCACCCGTCGCTCGTACGCCGGCTCGTCGTGCTCGGGGCGCCCCACCCGCTGCGGTTGCGCGCGGCCATCTTCGCCGACCCGCGCGGGCAGTTCGCCGCGGCCACACCGACGTTGAAGTTCCAGCTGCCCCGCTACGAGCACGTGCTGACCCGGGACGGCGCCGCTCCCGTGGAGGAGCTGCTGCGCCGGTGGGGCGGGCCGGACTGGGTGGCCGGGCCGCACTTCGCCGCGTACGCCCAGCGCTGTCGGGAGGCGATGCGGATCCCGCAGGCGGCGTTCTGCGCCCTGGAGGGCTACCGCTGGGCGTTCCGCTCGGCGCTGCGGCTGCACGGCTACCGCTTCGTCAAGCTGATGCAGAAGCCCCTGGTCACGCCCACCCTGCAACTGCACGGCGCGCTGGACCTCGCCTCGCTGCCACGCACCGCCCAGGGCTCCGGCCGCTACGTCGTCGCCCCGTACGAGTGGCGGCTGCTCGACGGGGTGGGGCACTTCCCGCACGTCGAGGCGCCCGAGGTCGTGCTCGGTGAGGTGCTGCGCTGGACGAAGTCCTGA